A window of the Pangasianodon hypophthalmus isolate fPanHyp1 chromosome 12, fPanHyp1.pri, whole genome shotgun sequence genome harbors these coding sequences:
- the plcd3b gene encoding 1-phosphatidylinositol 4,5-bisphosphate phosphodiesterase delta-3-A isoform X2 produces the protein MLGSEDKAKAVHRNGAAKPKAEQPLRSLGVQDDGDVQTMLQGSAMSKLRSPRWQRRCMLKLQDDGITVRCESNGTFSKTKTFSVMEVECVREGCQSETLRKLAGSVPEAQCLTIVFKGGRKSLDLQCQSIEEAQHWARGICTLQDRINNMSHTEKLDHWIHGYLRQADLNQDGKMTYEEVQTLLQMINIDLDEQYALRLFKKCDQSADNRLDHSEIELFCRELLRRPELDAVFLEYSSNGRVLSTVDLREFLKNQGEDNTLVHAQSLILTYELNEWARKNQLMTANGFTMYMLSKENVVFDPEHGRVYQDMSQPLSHYFISSSHNTYLTKDQVMGESSAEPYIRALSHGCRCVELDCWDGDREPVIYHGHTLTSKVPFREVVEAIAEYAFKASPYPLILSLENHCSVEQQAVMAQQLHSILGDKLLTKPLNNHQCDSLPSPEELKGKILVKGKKERVEQENSSSSESSCSEDESKSEGKVKAKKESKKVSKLCPELSNLVVYTCSVPFKGFDQAAKRPPNEMSSFSESKALKHIKNSGKIFVRHNTWHLSRIYPSGQRLQSSNYNPQDMWNAGCQIVALNFQTHGEQMDLNQGRFLPNGRCGYILKPSFLCQPDSEFNPENTGGGPGHNPTLLIIKVISAQQLPKPNTEKLNSIVDPLVWVETHGAPIDNNKKKTHRIDNNGFNPRWDCTFKFLLHVPELVLVRFVVEDHDYTARNEFLGQFTLPFTSMRTGYRHVRLLRADGSSLSPASLFIHVKVTPNYSSPKHVASTKA, from the exons ATGCTGGGCAGCGAGGACAAGGCAAAGGCCGTGCACAGGAACGGAGCTGCTAAACCTAAAGCAGAGCAACCTCTGAGGAGTTTAG gtgtcCAGGATGACGGAGATGTACAGACCATGCTGCAAGGTTCTGCCATGTCAAAGCTGCGTTCCCCTCGCTGGCAGAGGAGATGCATGCTAAAGCTGCAGGATGATGGCATCACAGTGCGTTGTGAATCCAATGGTACCTTCAGCAAGACCAAAACCT TCTCAGTAATGGAGgtggagtgtgtgcgtgagggCTGTCAGTCAGAGACCCTGCGCAAGTTGGCTGGTTCTGTCCCAGAGGCACAGTGTCTGACCATCGTCTTTAAGGGAGGAAGGAAGAGTTTGGACTTGCAGTGTCAAAGTATAGAGGAGGCACAGCACTGGGCTCGGGGGATCTGCACCCTACAAGACCGAATCAACAACATGAGTCATACTGAGAAACTCGACCA CTGGATACATGGCTACCTGAGGCAGGCAGATTTAAACCAGGATGGGAAAATGACTTATGAAGAAGTGCAGACACTCCTCCAGATGATCAACATAGACCTCGATGAGCAATACGCCCTTAGATTGTTCAAG AAATGTGACCAGTCAGCAGACAATCGTCTGGACCACAGTGAGATCGAGCTGTTTTGTCGTGAGCTGTTGCGTCGACCCGAGCTAGATGCGGTGTTCCTGGAATACTCCTCCAACGGCCGTGTGCTGTCCACGGTGGACCTGCGTGAATTTCTAAAAAACCAGGGAGAAGACAACACCCTTGTCCATGCACAGAGTCTCATCCTTACGTATGAACTCAATGAGTGGG CTCGGAAAAACCAGCTCATGACAGCCAACGGTTTCACCATGTACATGCTGTCGAAGGAGAATGTTGTGTTTGATCCAGAGCATGGCAGAGTGTATCAGGATATGAGCCAACCGCTCAGTCACTACTTCATCTCCTCTTCCCACAACACCTACCTTACCAAAGACCAGGTCATGGGTGAGAGCAGTGCCGAGCCGTATATCCG aGCTCTTAGCCATGGTTGCCGCTGTGTTGAGCTCGATTGTTGGGATGGAGATAGAGAACCGGTGATTTATCATGGCCACACCCTTACTTCCAAAGTACCTTTCAGAGAGGTGGTGGAGGCCATCGCTGAGTATGCATTTAAG GCCTCTCCGTACCCTCTGATTCTGTCTCTGGAGAATCACTGCTCAGTGGAACAGCAGGCAGTTATGGCCCAGCAGCTGCACTCTATCCTGGGGGATAAACTGCTCACTAAACCCCTTAACAATCACCAGTGTGACAGCCTTCCCTCACCAGAG GAGCTGAAAGGGAAAATCCTGGTAAAGGGAAAGAAGGAGCGAGTGGAGCAGGAGAACTCCAGTTCCTCTGAATCCAGCTGCTCTGAAGACGAGAGTAAATCAGAGGGCAAAGTCAAGgcaaagaaagagagcaagaag GTGTCTAAGCTGTGTCCAGAGCTCTCCAACCTGGTAGTGTACACTTGCAGTGTTCCTTTTAAAGGCTTTGATCAGGCAGCCAAGAGACCTCCTAATGAGATGTCCTCCTTCTCTGAGAGCAAGGCTCTTAAACATATCAAAAACTCAG GGAAGATCTTTGTACGGCATAACACCTGGCATCTGAGCAGGATCTACCCATCTGGTCAGCGCCTGCAGTCCTCCAACTACAACCCTCAGGACATGTGGAACGCCGGCTGCCAGATTG TGGCACTAAACTTCCAGACACATGGGGAGCAGATGGATCTAAATCAGGGGCGTTTCTTACCCAATGGACGCTGTGGGTATATACTAAAGCCCAGCTTTCTGTGCCAGCCTGACTCCGAGTTCAATCCTGAAAACACTGGGGGAGGACCAGGACACAACCCTACTCTCCTCATTATTAAG GTCATCTCAGCCCAGCAGCTGCCTAAGCCAAACACAGAGAAACTCAACTCTATTGTAGACCCTCTGGTCTGGGTGGAGACTCATGGGGCTCCCATagacaacaacaagaaaaagaCACACCGCATTGACAATAACG GCTTTAACCCCAGGTGggactgcacctttaagtttCTGTTGCATGTGCCAGAGCTGGTCCTAGTTCGCTTTGTAGTGGAGGATCATGACTACACGGCACGAAATGAATTCCTGGGCCAGTTCACTCTCCCATTCACCAGTATGCGCACAG GTTACAGACATGTGCGGCTACTGAGAGCAGACGGTTCAAGCCTCTCTCCTGCCAGCCTCTTCATTCATGTCAAGGTCACACCCAATTACAGCAGCCCCAAGCACGTTGCCTCAACCAAAGCCTAG
- the plcd3b gene encoding 1-phosphatidylinositol 4,5-bisphosphate phosphodiesterase delta-3-A isoform X1, with product MLGSEDKAKAVHRNGAAKPKAEQPLRSLGVQDDGDVQTMLQGSAMSKLRSPRWQRRCMLKLQDDGITVRCESNGTFSKTKTFSVMEVECVREGCQSETLRKLAGSVPEAQCLTIVFKGGRKSLDLQCQSIEEAQHWARGICTLQDRINNMSHTEKLDHWIHGYLRQADLNQDGKMTYEEVQTLLQMINIDLDEQYALRLFKKCDQSADNRLDHSEIELFCRELLRRPELDAVFLEYSSNGRVLSTVDLREFLKNQGEDNTLVHAQSLILTYELNEWARKNQLMTANGFTMYMLSKENVVFDPEHGRVYQDMSQPLSHYFISSSHNTYLTKDQVMGESSAEPYIRALSHGCRCVELDCWDGDREPVIYHGHTLTSKVPFREVVEAIAEYAFKASPYPLILSLENHCSVEQQAVMAQQLHSILGDKLLTKPLNNHQCDSLPSPEELKGKILVKGKKERVEQENSSSSESSCSEDESKSEGKVKAKKESKKCTCASSPKVSKLCPELSNLVVYTCSVPFKGFDQAAKRPPNEMSSFSESKALKHIKNSGKIFVRHNTWHLSRIYPSGQRLQSSNYNPQDMWNAGCQIVALNFQTHGEQMDLNQGRFLPNGRCGYILKPSFLCQPDSEFNPENTGGGPGHNPTLLIIKVISAQQLPKPNTEKLNSIVDPLVWVETHGAPIDNNKKKTHRIDNNGFNPRWDCTFKFLLHVPELVLVRFVVEDHDYTARNEFLGQFTLPFTSMRTGYRHVRLLRADGSSLSPASLFIHVKVTPNYSSPKHVASTKA from the exons ATGCTGGGCAGCGAGGACAAGGCAAAGGCCGTGCACAGGAACGGAGCTGCTAAACCTAAAGCAGAGCAACCTCTGAGGAGTTTAG gtgtcCAGGATGACGGAGATGTACAGACCATGCTGCAAGGTTCTGCCATGTCAAAGCTGCGTTCCCCTCGCTGGCAGAGGAGATGCATGCTAAAGCTGCAGGATGATGGCATCACAGTGCGTTGTGAATCCAATGGTACCTTCAGCAAGACCAAAACCT TCTCAGTAATGGAGgtggagtgtgtgcgtgagggCTGTCAGTCAGAGACCCTGCGCAAGTTGGCTGGTTCTGTCCCAGAGGCACAGTGTCTGACCATCGTCTTTAAGGGAGGAAGGAAGAGTTTGGACTTGCAGTGTCAAAGTATAGAGGAGGCACAGCACTGGGCTCGGGGGATCTGCACCCTACAAGACCGAATCAACAACATGAGTCATACTGAGAAACTCGACCA CTGGATACATGGCTACCTGAGGCAGGCAGATTTAAACCAGGATGGGAAAATGACTTATGAAGAAGTGCAGACACTCCTCCAGATGATCAACATAGACCTCGATGAGCAATACGCCCTTAGATTGTTCAAG AAATGTGACCAGTCAGCAGACAATCGTCTGGACCACAGTGAGATCGAGCTGTTTTGTCGTGAGCTGTTGCGTCGACCCGAGCTAGATGCGGTGTTCCTGGAATACTCCTCCAACGGCCGTGTGCTGTCCACGGTGGACCTGCGTGAATTTCTAAAAAACCAGGGAGAAGACAACACCCTTGTCCATGCACAGAGTCTCATCCTTACGTATGAACTCAATGAGTGGG CTCGGAAAAACCAGCTCATGACAGCCAACGGTTTCACCATGTACATGCTGTCGAAGGAGAATGTTGTGTTTGATCCAGAGCATGGCAGAGTGTATCAGGATATGAGCCAACCGCTCAGTCACTACTTCATCTCCTCTTCCCACAACACCTACCTTACCAAAGACCAGGTCATGGGTGAGAGCAGTGCCGAGCCGTATATCCG aGCTCTTAGCCATGGTTGCCGCTGTGTTGAGCTCGATTGTTGGGATGGAGATAGAGAACCGGTGATTTATCATGGCCACACCCTTACTTCCAAAGTACCTTTCAGAGAGGTGGTGGAGGCCATCGCTGAGTATGCATTTAAG GCCTCTCCGTACCCTCTGATTCTGTCTCTGGAGAATCACTGCTCAGTGGAACAGCAGGCAGTTATGGCCCAGCAGCTGCACTCTATCCTGGGGGATAAACTGCTCACTAAACCCCTTAACAATCACCAGTGTGACAGCCTTCCCTCACCAGAG GAGCTGAAAGGGAAAATCCTGGTAAAGGGAAAGAAGGAGCGAGTGGAGCAGGAGAACTCCAGTTCCTCTGAATCCAGCTGCTCTGAAGACGAGAGTAAATCAGAGGGCAAAGTCAAGgcaaagaaagagagcaagaag TGTACGTGTGCTTCTTCTCCAAAGGTGTCTAAGCTGTGTCCAGAGCTCTCCAACCTGGTAGTGTACACTTGCAGTGTTCCTTTTAAAGGCTTTGATCAGGCAGCCAAGAGACCTCCTAATGAGATGTCCTCCTTCTCTGAGAGCAAGGCTCTTAAACATATCAAAAACTCAG GGAAGATCTTTGTACGGCATAACACCTGGCATCTGAGCAGGATCTACCCATCTGGTCAGCGCCTGCAGTCCTCCAACTACAACCCTCAGGACATGTGGAACGCCGGCTGCCAGATTG TGGCACTAAACTTCCAGACACATGGGGAGCAGATGGATCTAAATCAGGGGCGTTTCTTACCCAATGGACGCTGTGGGTATATACTAAAGCCCAGCTTTCTGTGCCAGCCTGACTCCGAGTTCAATCCTGAAAACACTGGGGGAGGACCAGGACACAACCCTACTCTCCTCATTATTAAG GTCATCTCAGCCCAGCAGCTGCCTAAGCCAAACACAGAGAAACTCAACTCTATTGTAGACCCTCTGGTCTGGGTGGAGACTCATGGGGCTCCCATagacaacaacaagaaaaagaCACACCGCATTGACAATAACG GCTTTAACCCCAGGTGggactgcacctttaagtttCTGTTGCATGTGCCAGAGCTGGTCCTAGTTCGCTTTGTAGTGGAGGATCATGACTACACGGCACGAAATGAATTCCTGGGCCAGTTCACTCTCCCATTCACCAGTATGCGCACAG GTTACAGACATGTGCGGCTACTGAGAGCAGACGGTTCAAGCCTCTCTCCTGCCAGCCTCTTCATTCATGTCAAGGTCACACCCAATTACAGCAGCCCCAAGCACGTTGCCTCAACCAAAGCCTAG